Below is a window of Streptomyces spongiicola DNA.
ACGGACGGCCGGTCCCCGACGGACGGGCCGGGGCCCGCGAGGTGGCCCGGCGGCAGCGCGGGCAACGGGCCGGGGGTGGCCGACCGGGCACCCCCGGCCCTGCGGCCCCGGTACCTCAGGCGGGGATCTCCAGCCCGAACAGGTCCGCCGCGTTCCGCCACAGCACCCGGTCCAGTTCCGCGGGGGTGAGCCCGGCGTCCCGCAGGACCCCCAGCGACCAGCAGGGGTCGATCAGTGTTGCGTCCGTGCCGAACAGCAGCCGCTCCACCGGCACCCCGGCCTCCCGCGCGTACGCGATCCGGCCCGAGTCGGCGGCGGTACGGCAGTGCTCCAGGTACAGCCCCTCGCACGAGGCGGCCGCGTGCGCCGCCTCGCGCCAGGCTTCTCCGCCCGCGTGGCCCATGATCACCCTGAGCCCCGGTCGCGAGGCCACCATGTCGGGCAGTTGGAGGACCTCCCGTCCCCAGGTGTGCAGCAGCAGCGGCACACCCGCCTCGGCGACCACGTCGAACGCCCCGGCCATCTCCCGCGAGCCGGGCAGCCGGCCCGGATAGTGCGTGTGGATCTTCGCCCCGACGAACCGCCCTGAGTCCAGGCAGCGGCGCAGGTCCGCGGCGCTCTCCTCGATCCGGTTCGGGTTCACCACGGCGTACCCGTACAGGCGCGGCCGGGACGCCAGTTCCTTCGTCAGCGCCGAGTTGCCGGCGACCGCGTCGTGGACCACCGCCTCCGACGCCGAGACCAGCTGGAGGTCGATGCCGTAGCGGTCCATCAGACGCAGGTTGTCGTCGGCGTCGCCGCAGCTGAGGTGGAACTGCCAGCGGCCCACGTGGGCGTGCACATCGATGATCGGCATCAGCTCAGCAGCTCCTCGACGTTCCCCGTGGCGACGGCGTGGCGCTCGTCGTCGGAGATGTCCGCGTACCGCAACCGCAGGGTCGACGGTGAGATGTCCATGAACGGGGTGCGCGAGCCGAAGACGAGATGGCGGGCCCCCACCGAGTGCACCACCCGTTCGACGGAGTCGGGTCCCGACAGCATCCGCGTGGTGACCCGGAACCCGGGCTCCTCGCGCGCCATCAGCAGGAAGTCCGCGAGCAGATAGGCGTGCAGGTCCAGGAAGACCACATCGGCTCCCCGGCCCATCAGGGGAGGGCCGTAGCGCCGCGGATCACCGTCGTGGAGGAGCACCATCCCGCGCGCCAGGGCCAGCTCGACCACCCGCCGGTAGCCGGGGAAGCCCGGTTCGGCGGCCTGCTCGGCGGTGAACAGCCGCAGGAAGCGCACCCCGGCCGCCGCCAGTTCGTCCAGCCGGTCCTCGGCGGTCATCGCGTCCCGGACGTCGACGGTGCCCACCGGCCGCAGCTCCGGGCAGCCGGCGAGGTCGCGCAGCGTCTCCTCGTTGCCCGCCCGGTCGTCGAACAGCGGCCCGCGCGTGGACAGGGCCAGGGCGCCGCCCACGGGGGAGTGTTCGAGGCGCCTGCGCACCTCCGCGAGTGTGACGTCCCGGTGGTGGCGGGGCCACGGCCCGTACAGCACGTCCACGTCCCAGCCGATCCGCTCCCGCGGAGACGGTGTCAGCCAGTCGTACGCGGGCCGTTGGTCGTGTACGTGCCGTCGGTCGTGCGCGGGTGGTCCGTCGTGTGCGTGCCGTCGGTCGTGCGTGGGCGGCCGGTCGTGTGCGGGTGGTCCGTCGTGTACGTGCCGTCGGTCGTGCGCGGGCGGCCGGTCGTGTGCGGGTGGTCCGTCGTATACGTGCCGTCGGTCGTGCGCGGGTGGTCCGTCGTGTACGTGCCGTCGGTCGTGCGTGGGCGGCCGGTCGCGGTCCGCCGCCGTGCTCGTACTCATCGCGCTCCCACCTCGCCCAGTGTCCGGGCGATCCGGTCGACGTCGTCCTCGGTGTATCCCTCGTTCCACTGGAGCACCAGCAGCGTACGGTCGATCAGCGTCTCCGCCCGGGGACACGGGCCCGGGTGGTGCCCCGAGAGTGCCGGATTGGCGTACAGCGGCCGCTCCAGATAGCCGCGCAGGGCCGGCACCCCCGCGTCCTGAAGTCCGTGCGCCCAGCGGGAGTTGTCGTCCACCAGCAGGGGCATCACCCACCAGGCGTGCCCGGCCCGCCGGGACGGGAGGCGGACGCCGGGGGCCGGAACGAGCCGCTCCACGGCCGCCGCGAACCGGGCGGCCCGCTCCCGGCGCAGTCGCACGACCTCGGGGACCCTGGCGAGCTGGGCCCGTGCCACCGCCGCGACGAGTTCCGTCATCCGGTAGTTGAGTCCCATCGTTCGATGGATGCGGCCCTCCGAGCGGTCCCAGCCCTTGTCCATGAACAGCCGCATCCCGCGGGCCAGTTCGGGGTCGTCCGTGATGCACAGACCGCCGTCGCCCGCCGTGATGTGCTTGTACTGCTGGAGGCTGAAGCAGGCGATGTCGCCCGCGGTGCCGAGCAGTCGGCCGTCCTCGTCCTCGCCCAGCCACGCCTGCGCGCAGTCCTCGACCAGAAGGATCCCGTGCCGGTCGCAGATCTCCCGCAGCCGGGCCACGTCCGCGGCGCCGCCGAAGAGATGGACCGCGACGACCGCCCGGGTGCGGGGGGTGATCGCGGCCTCCACCGCGGCCGGGTCGAGGTTGCCGTCGTCGGCCCGCACGTCCGCGAACACCACCCGGGCGCCCTGGGCGAGGACCGGTGCGACCGTGCCGAAGTCCGAGACGGGGGTGGTGACCACCTCGTCACCGGGTCCCACCCCGGCGGCCGCGAGCGCGATGTGCAGGGCGGCCGTGCCCGAGCTGGACGACACGGCCTCGGCGCGCCCGTACAGCGCCGCCATCTCCGACTCCAGAGCCCGGGCCTCCCGGCCGAACGCCCCGCACAGGACAGCCGAGTCGAGGACCCGCAGCACCGCTGCGCGCTCCTCCTCGCCGAAGGTCCTGCCGCGTGGTTCGAGAACCGTGGGCAGTGGCGTTTCCCGTTGCGGCATGGGGGGACTATCCTCTCGGCAGCACGCGATTACGGCCTGGGCCGAAACTAGAACCCCGGTGGCCGGCCGTCAATCACGCGCGGACCGCCCGCGCAGCGCGTCCCCGGCCGTCCGCCGGTGCGCGCTCCATCCCCCGCAGGTCGTGCTCGCGGCCTCAGCAGAACGGAGACCGGGCCATGCCGCTCACGGTCGGCGTGATAGGTCCCGAGGACCTGGTCCGCAGGGTCGTCGCGGTCGGCGGCGAGGCGGGGCAGGACCCCTTCGTCCGGCTGCTGCCGCTCCCGTACCGCCACGAGGACGAGACCACGGGTGTCGTCACCGGCGCCGGTTCGGCCGCGGACGCCCTGCTGTTCACGGGTGTCGTCCCGCACGGCCTCGCCGTCGCGGCCGGCGTCCTGGACCGCCCCGCGATGTATGTGCCCTACAGCGGCGCCACCCTGCTGCGGGCCCTGGTCGAACTGCTCCGCCTCGGCCACGACGTCTCCCGCGTCTCCATCGACACCCTCCGCCGCGACGAGGTGCTGGAGACGCTCACCGAGGCGAAGCTCCCCACCGAGCACATACGGGTGCTGCCCCACCGGCCCGGCCTCACCGCCCAGGACCTGGTCGACTTCCATCTCGACGCGCGCGCCACCAGGGGCGCCAGGGTCGCGATCACCTGTCTCGGCTCGGCGTTCCACGTCCTGGAGCACCGGACCCACGCGGTACGCCTCGCCCCCTCGCGGCACTCGATCCTCGCGACCCTCCGGGCGCTCGCCCTCGCGACCGCGGGCCGGCAGAGCGGCGACGCCCAGGTCGTGCTCGGCGTCATCGACCTTCCGGCGGCGGGCGACGGGCCGGCGGGCGGTGGGTCTGGGGGCGGTGGAACCGCGGGCGAGGGGCCTGCGGGCGGTGGGCCTGCCGACGACGGGCTGGCCGACGAAGTGCGCGTGCTCGGCGGAAGCCTCGCCGCCCTGCCCGACGGCCGTCGGCTCGTGGTCACCACCCGGGGTGTGCTGGAGAAGGCGACCGACCGGTTCACCCGCATGCCCTTCCTCGACGGCCTCGCCGCCCGGCACGGCACGGCCCATGTCGGCTTCGGCGTCGGGCGCACCGCGGCCGAGGCGGAGGCCCTCGCGCGCCGCGCGGTGAACCGGGCCCGGTCCGTGGGACCCGCCGCGGGCGTCGTGTCGATGACCGACGACGTCGACATCGTCATCGACGGTGCCGCCGCGGACGGCGGCGGGGAGGCGGACGGCGGGACCGCCCCGCCCGGGGGCGCGGCCCTGCTGGCGCGACGCTCGGGCGTCAGCCCGCAGACCCTCGACCGGCTGCGTGAACTCGCCTCCGGGGAAAGGGGGGAGGCGCTCACGGCCCATGCGGTGGCCGAGTACCTGTCCGTGCAGCAGCGCACCGCGCGCCGGATACTCAAGCGGCTGGAGCGGGCGGGCGCGGCCGTTCCCACCGGCATCCGCCAGGAGGGGCGGACGGGCCGGCCGCCGATCGTGTACCGGCTGCGGCTGTAGCCGATCAGCGGCCGCCGCCTCCACCGCCGTCCGTTTGCGTACGGCCGCCGTGCGGGAAGTTACGGTCCGGACCGAAACGACAGCTGCGAAGGAGCTGAGCCGGCTTGAAGATCGCCTCGTTCCACACCCGAGTGGTCCGCGCCCCCTACCGCCGCCCGTTCGCGATCAGCAGCGGAACCAGTCCCGAACTCGTCAGCCTGCTGGTGGAGGTACGCACCGCCGACGGGGCGTCGGGCTTCGGCGAGGCCTCGCCGATGACCCCGTACACCGGGGAGACCCTGGCCGGGCTGCGGGCCGCCCTCAC
It encodes the following:
- a CDS encoding amidohydrolase family protein, yielding MPIIDVHAHVGRWQFHLSCGDADDNLRLMDRYGIDLQLVSASEAVVHDAVAGNSALTKELASRPRLYGYAVVNPNRIEESAADLRRCLDSGRFVGAKIHTHYPGRLPGSREMAGAFDVVAEAGVPLLLHTWGREVLQLPDMVASRPGLRVIMGHAGGEAWREAAHAAASCEGLYLEHCRTAADSGRIAYAREAGVPVERLLFGTDATLIDPCWSLGVLRDAGLTPAELDRVLWRNAADLFGLEIPA
- a CDS encoding DegT/DnrJ/EryC1/StrS family aminotransferase; the encoded protein is MPQRETPLPTVLEPRGRTFGEEERAAVLRVLDSAVLCGAFGREARALESEMAALYGRAEAVSSSSGTAALHIALAAAGVGPGDEVVTTPVSDFGTVAPVLAQGARVVFADVRADDGNLDPAAVEAAITPRTRAVVAVHLFGGAADVARLREICDRHGILLVEDCAQAWLGEDEDGRLLGTAGDIACFSLQQYKHITAGDGGLCITDDPELARGMRLFMDKGWDRSEGRIHRTMGLNYRMTELVAAVARAQLARVPEVVRLRRERAARFAAAVERLVPAPGVRLPSRRAGHAWWVMPLLVDDNSRWAHGLQDAGVPALRGYLERPLYANPALSGHHPGPCPRAETLIDRTLLVLQWNEGYTEDDVDRIARTLGEVGAR